The genomic window CAATTGGGGAAAGAATCCTTTCTTCCCCTGCTGGACGTGAGGCTGACCCCCGAGGAAGAGGAGAAAATCCGGCAGATCCTCCATTCCTACGCCGATGAATACATCGAATACCACGCCCTGCGCACGCGCCGGTCCGGGCCCGAGGAACACATCGATCTTCACCTGATCGTTCCGTCCGAAATGAGTGTGGAAGAAGCCCACCGCCTGTGCGACCGGATCGAAGCGGAAATCCACCGATCCTTTCCCCAGGCTCAGGTGTTGATCCACATCGAACCGGAGGAGGAAAGGCTGTGACGGTAAAAGCCTTCCCCTTCGGAAAATGCAGACAATGACTCTCCGGGCGGAAGAAAGGAGTGTTCGAAACCGGGCGTTCCCGGGCCGGTCTGAAGATTGAGGGAAGGGCCGCCGAACGGGTCGGGGGGATGGCGGGGACGGGCAGCGGTGGGCTGGACATGATCCAGCGGGAATACAGCCGCGTGTTGACCCAGAGGACCGGATCGCCTCAGTCCCTAAACGGGCGCCAAACCTCCCGGACCCGCCTCCACGGCCATCATCCGGTGCTCCCGGTCCGGGAACAGGCGCCTTCGAAACGATCTTGCTATCCCCGCCGCACCCGGAGCGGGGGGAATTTGGCGTCCGCGAACAGGGGCGACGCTCCGGGCAGCGAAATGACGGATTTGTTTTTCACGGCACATGTGCCTACAATAGGAGCAAAAACAGCCGGGAGGTGGTGGGATGCCATCGGCGCCGAACGTCAGCCTCCGCAAGTTTCCCGTTTTTCACAACCTCCCCAAACGGCGCGTGCAGGAAATCATGGGGGACGCCTTCTTCCGGAGGTATCACAAGGGACAAATCCTGTTCATGGAGGGAGATCCGCGGGACCGAATCTATTTCCTGCTGAACGGATTCATCAAGTTGGTCAGCATGAATGATGACGGTTCCAGTCAATTTTTATTGTACCTGAAACCCTACAGCATGTTTCCCTACGTGGGTTTGTTCCGGGACAAATACTACCGCTTTTCCGCGGAAGCCGCCACCGATGTGGAACTGCTTTATGTCCTGGCGGACGCCTTTGAACGGCAGATCCGGAACGATCCGCCCGTCCTGATCAATCTGATCCGCATCATGGGGGACAAGATGCATGAACACGAAATCCGGATCCAAAAGCTGACCCAGGTGCACGCCACCGACCGGGTGCGGCAGCTGATCAGTTTCCTCCTCCAGGACATCGGGGAAAAAGTGGACGATTCCACCGTCCGCATCCCCTGCCCCCTCACCACCACCGAATTGGCCAAAATGGCCGGAACCAGCCGGGAGACGGTCAGTCATGTCCTGCAGGAGTACAAAGCTTCCGGCAAACTGAAGATCAAGTCAAAAATCATCACCATTTTCGACCCTTCGTATTTCACGATGTGAGAGGCATTTCCTTTCTCACGCCGCTTCCGCGGGCGGAGATCCGCGTGCCGGCTTTTCCGAGCAGAGCGTCGAAGCCCTTCTCCAGGGACGTGATCACTGCCGTCCGTCCGGGCCTTGAATCGGCAAACTGCAGGGTGGCCTCCACCTTCGGCAACATGCTGCCCGGCGCAAAATGGCCTTCCTGCATGTACCGCCTGAGCTGGTCGGTCGTCACCTCTTCCAATTCCGATTGATTCGGCTGCCTGAAGTGGATCGCCACCTTTTCCACCGCCGTCAGAATCAGCAGGATATCCGCATCGACCAACTCGGCCAGTTTTGCGGCGCCCAAATCTTTGTCGATGACGGCCTCCACCCCCTCAAAGCTTCCATCCTCCCGCCGAATCACCGGAATGCCCCCGCCGCCGGCGCAAACCACGATGTGGCCGTTTTCCACGAGCTCGCGAATCACGTCCTTTTCCACGATGTCGACCGGCCTCGGGGAAGGAACCACCCTTCTCCAACCCCTGCCCGCGTCCTCTTTGAAGAGATATCCTTTTTCCCGCATGATCCGCCGCGCTTCCTCTTCCGTGTAAAAGGGGCCGATCGGCTTGGTCGGATGGCGGAAAGCGGGGTCGCCCGGATCGACCACCGTTTGGGTGATGACGGTTGCCGCCCTTTTGGGAATGCCGGCATCGGCGAGAGATTTGTCAATCGCCTGCTGCAGCCAGTAACCGATCATTCCCTGGCTCATGGCGCCGCACGTGTCCAGGGGCATCGCCGGTGTCCGATCCGTGGCGGCCGCCTCCTGCTGCAACACGATATTGCCGACCTGGGGACCGTTGCCGTGGGTCACCACGACATTAAAACCCGCCTTGATGATCCTGAGCAATTGTTCCGCCGTCTGTTCACACGCCCTCTGCTGGGCCTGTGCCGTCGCCTGGTCCTTGGATTTCTGCAGGGCGTTTCCTCCGAGGGCGATGACCACTTTTTTCATTCCGAACTCCTCCCCGTCTTTTTATGGTGCGATGGTGCCGTTGGCCAGGAGAACGATGGAGACCGCTGCCATGACGACAATGACGGCGGCGACGACCAGTTCAAACCTTTTGAACGGCTTTTTCCCCTGTTCCCTGCATGCTTTCAGGTAGAAGAAGATGCCCGGCGCATAAAGAACGGAAACCATCAGCAAGTATTCCAGCCCCGCCGCGTAAACCAGCCACATCGAATACAACGTGGCCACGATCCCCAACAGCAGATCCTTGCCCCGCCGTTCCCCGGCGCCATAGCTTTCGCCGGTCCAGGCCAACTTCAGCTGATACAGGGCCGAGAACAGGTAAGGCAGCAAAATGGCGACTCCGGCCATGGAATACAGCGCCTGATAGGTCGACTCGGCAAACAGCACCACCAGGATGAATGCCTGGATCAAACCGTTGGTCAGCCAGAGCGAAGCGCTCGGACTGCCGCTCCGGTTCTCCTTGGACAGCCGTTTCGGCAGCACGCCGTCTTTGGCGGCCACGTAGGGAATTTCCGCCGCCAGCAGGGTCCAGCCCAGCCAGGCCCCCAGGAGGGAGATCACGAGGCCGAAGTTGATCACCACCGCCCCCCATTTGCCGACAACGGCCTCCATGACGTAAGCCATCGACGGCGCCTCCAGAGCGGCCAACTGCGGCTGGTTCATGACACCGAGGGACAGGACGGAAATCAGGATGTAAATGATCAGGGTGCCCAGCAGTCCCAGGACCGTGGCCCGCCCCACATCCCGGCGGCGTTTGGCGCGCCCGGACAGGACCACCGCTCCTTCGACCCCGATAAACACCCACAGAGTGACGAGCATGGTGCTCTTCACCTGCTCCTGCACCTGGGACCAGTCAAAACCGCCGCCCGCTCCCCAGAAATCCCTGAGAAACAGATCCGCTTTGAAGGCGAACATGACGACCACGATAAACAGGAAGATCGGAACCAGTTTGGCGATGGTGGTGACGGCGTTGACCAGGGACGCTTCCTTGATTCCTTTCAGGACCAGGGCGTGAACGGTCCACAAGATCACCGAGGCGCCGATGACGGACGCCAGGTTGTTCCCTTGACCGAATATCGGGAAAAAGTAGCTGAAAGCGCTGAACATCAGCGTCGCGTAAGCCACGTTTCCCAGCCATGCGGAAATCCAGTACCCCCAGGCCGAGTTGAACCCGATAAACTCGCCAAAGCCCGCTCTTGCATAGCTGTAGATCCCACCGTCCAGTTCCGGCTTGCGCAGGGCCAAATTCTGATAGGCCAAGGCCAGGGCGATCATCCCGATCCCGGTGATGATCCAGCCGATGATGACGGCCCCGCTGTGGGCGCCGGCCGCCATGTCGCTCGGCAGGTTGAAGGCGCCCCCGCCGATCATGGACCCGATGACAAGGGCGATCAGGGGAAACAGCCCCACTTTGTTCTCCTTCATCGGTCTCACTCCTTCACGGTTTTGACATCAACGCCGAATACCGGCGGGTTCTCCCCGAGGGCGGGGAAAACCCCCCGCCCCGGCGGCTACAGCGTGGCCACCATGACCGCCTTGATGGTGTGCAGCCGGTTTTCCGCCTGATCGAAGACCAGCGAGTGTTTGCTTTGGAAGACTTCGTCGGTGACCTCCATCTCCTTCAACCCGTATTTTTCATAGATCCGCCGGCCGATTTCGGTCTCCAGGTTGTGGAAGGAAGGCAGGCAGTGCAGGAAGATGACGTCCTCATTGCCCGTTTTGCGGATCATTTCCATGTTCACCTGGTAGGGTTTCAGAAGGCGGATCCGTTCGGCGAACTGATCCTCTTCCCCCATGGACACCCAGACGTCGGTGTAGATCACATCCACCCCCTGCACGCCTTGGTCAATCTCTTCCGTCAGGGTGAGGGAGGCGCCGGTTTCCTCCGCAATCTCCCGGGCGCTCTTCACCAGCTCCTCCTCCGGCCAGAGACTCTCCGGGGCGACGATCCGGAAGTCCATGCCCATCTTGGCGCAACCGATCAGCAGGGTGTTGCCCATGTTGTTTCTGCCGTCCCCGACATAAGCCATTTTGATCCCCCGCAGGCGTCCGAAATGCTCCCGGATGGTCAAAAAGTCGGCGAGGATCTGGGTCGGATGATATTTGTCGGTCAGTCCGTTCCAGACGGGGACGCCGGCGTGTTTCGCCAACTCCTCCACCGTTTCGTGCTTGAATCCGCGAAATTCGATGCCGTCAAACATCCTGCCGAGCACCTTGGCCGTGTCGGCGACGGATTCTTTTTTGCCGAGCTGAATGTCGTCCTTGCCGAGATACTCGGGATGGGCACCCAAATCCACGCAGGCGACGACAAAGGCACAGCGGGTGCGGGTGGACGGTTTTTCAAACAGCAGGGCGATGTTTTTCCCCTCCAGCAACTTGGGCAGCACCCCGGCGTATTTTTGCGCCTTCAACTGTTGGGAAAGATCGAGCAAATAGGAGAGTTCCTGCGGGGTGAAATCTTCCAGTTTCAGAAAATGTCTGCCCTTCAAATTGATCGCCATTTCCATCACTCCTCGTGCAAAAATTGAATCTGCCCTTCAGATGTCGTCGCGGATCAGCGGCATGCTCATGCAGCGCGGACCCCCGCGTCCCCGAGCCAGTTCCGAGCTGGGCACCTCAATCACCTCGATGCCGTGCTCCCGAAGCAGTTGATTGGAAACATAGTTGCGATCGTAGGTGACGACGACTCCCGGCGCGATGGCCAGGGTGTTGGAACCGTCGTTCCACTGCTCCCGGGCGGAGGCGATCAAATCTCCGCCGCCGCAGGGGATCAGCACCACATCCTCCAATCCCAGGACTTCCTTCAGGGTCTCGATGAGGTTGTTCCGTTCGGAGATCTTGACGGTTCCCTTTTCCTCGCCCGGTTCCAGGATGTAAATGCGCATCTCGCCTTTCGGCCCCAGAATCTCCGGATGAACGGTGAATTTGTTCCGGTCCACCATTGTGAAGACGGTGTCGAGGTGCATGAAGGCGCGGGATTTCGGGATCTCCACCGCCACCACCTTCCGGATCTCTTTCTGCCCGGCAAACAGATTCAGGGCAAGCTGTTCGATCGCTTGGGCGGTGGTCCGTTCGCTGACGCCGACGGCCAGCACCTGCCGGCTCAGCACCAGTTGGTCGCCGCCTTCCATCGAGAAGCGGAAATTGCGTTCAAACCAGACGGGAATTTGGTGGGAGGCGAAGCGCGGATGGTACCGGATGATGTAATCCATGAACAGGGACTCGCGCCTTCGGGCCCTGCGCCTCATCCGGTTGATGGAGATGCCGTTTCCGATCACGGCAGCGGGGTCGCGGGTGAAATACAGGTTGGGCATGGGGTCGAGGTAGAAGGGATAGTGTTCTTCCATGATTTCGTGGAGATGAATCTTCTTCTCTTCCCGGATTTCGCTTTTCCGGATTCCCGACATGACCTTTTCAACCAGCTGTTCGTTGGGCATGGACAACAGGTATTCCTTCAGATGGTAGAAGGCGCTGGTGACGTTTGCCTTGCTCTCCGTCAAAATGTCCTCCACAAACTGTTCGCGGATCTCGTCGTTGCGCAGAGACTCCGCCATGAGGGTTTCCAGATACACCACTTCGATTCCGCGGTTGCGCAGCGTCTGGGCGAAATAGTCGTGTTCCTTTTGAATCGCCGGCAGATAGGGAATGTCATCGAAGAGGAGCCGTTCCAGATACTCCGGAGTCAGATTCTCCACTTCCCTGCCGGGCCGGTGCAGGAGAACGGTGCGGAGTTCCCCGATTTCGGAAGTGACGTGAAGCGGATAATTCACGAGAATTTCCTCCTTCCCGGAATCTTCCCTTTTCATGCACGTACGGACGACAGATTCGAAAGAGCCGGTTCCTCCCGCTTTCCTCCGATGAAAGCCCCCTTTCCGAAAGACGCGTTTTTCTTTTCCAAACAAATGGATGATTGCGAAATGGCATCGCTTACATAAGTGATATTTTTCACATATTGTTTTTCAGTGTGGAAATAATACAGTCTGTTGACGGATTGGTTAACAGATCGTCTTATTCGCTTCATAGCGAGATTTATTTGTTTATCACATCCTTCAATTTCAGTGTAAAAGATTGAATATCGCCGAGTTGTGAAGCATCGCTCATCAAAAACGTGAAATCGTTCACATTAAAATAATATTTATTCCTTTAACTCGAATGAATATGCGCTTTGCTTGCGGCTTTCCAGGCCGCGGCTCACCAAACCCTTAAAAATGAAGTTTTTCCATATGGTTGGCGATGCCGTCCGCCGGGCAAGTCCGCCAAAGGCGCATAAATAATCCATTTTAAAGAAACGGTGAACAAACAGAAGATCCGCCGAAACGGAACCTGGGCAAAAGAAAAAAGCGGCCGAAAAGCCGCCCGGGGCCGTTTCCGATTCCCGCCCCTTCTCTCACTCCAACAGATAAACCACCACACGGTACGGCCCGTGAACGCCGATGGACAAATCCCCTTCGATATCGGCGCTCCGGCTCGGCCCGGTGATCCAATTGATGCAAGCCGGAACCTTTTCCCCGAGCCGGGCCCAGACGCCGCGGGTTTCGGACACGACGTCCTGCCTCCGGAGAACCGCGAACAGGACGGGGGGCAACAGGCTGACGCTTCGCCCCCGGTCGTTTCCGCTTCGCAGCACGAGCGATCCGGTCGAGGCAACTCCCCACTCCGCCCTCACCAGTCCGGCCGCCGCCCGGGCCGCATCCCGGACTTGTGCCGCGGAATCCCTGCCGGAATCCCACAGGATGCGTTCCACTCCCGGAAGGTCGGCCGTCACTTCCTCCAACAGGGGATCCTTCCACAGGACGAGGGGTGATCCCCCTTCCCGGTCGATGTCCTCCATCAATTGCCTCCTGAGGGCTTCCCGCCCCTGAACCCGGATCCCCCGCCCCCCGAGGAGGGAAAGATTGCGGAGAAACCGGCTGATCCGCTCCTCTTCCGTCAGCTTCTCCTCCCTTGCTTCTCCCTCCGGCGGCGCGGACTCCCCGCGGCTTTTTCCGAGGCGCTCCGACAGCCGGGACAGGAAGCGGCGACGGGCGTCAGGATGATCCATCATCGTTTCCCCCTTCCCGGCGCCACCAGCTTCGAAAGGATTCCGGAGCCGGCCGGGGAAAGTCCCGGCTCTCCGTCCAAGCCGACAAGGGACCCGGCCCCTTCTTCAGTCGGCCGGATTCATCGGCCAAAGGACGCGTCAGCCAATGCCCCAGGCGTGCCGCCGCGGTAAACCGTCCCGGATCTTCGGCGAACCAGGCGAATCCGCGAAAAACCATCTGCTCAATCCGCCGGCTGCGCCCCTCTTCCACCTGATCCCGCCGGAGTTCCAGCAGCATGTCGTGAAGGGGAATGCGGACGGGACACGCTTCCGAGCAGGCGCCGCACAGACTGGAGGCGTAGGGCAGCTCCCCGTGTTTTTCAAACCCTCCCAGCAGCGGCGACAACACGGCGCCGATCGGTCCGGGATAGACGCTTCCGTAGGCATGGCCGCCGATGTGACGATAGACGGGGCATACGTTGAGACACGCTCCGCAGCGGATGCAGTGGAGAACCGGTTGATATTTGGTGCCGAGCAGCTTGGAGCGGCCGTTGTCCACCACCACAATGTGCAGTTCCTCCGGCCCGTCGGCATCCCCTGGTCGGCGCGGCCCCGTGATCGCCGTCACATAGCTGGTGATTTTCTGACCCGTGGCGCTCCGGGTCAGCAGCGTCAACAGGACGTCCAGGTCCTCCCACCGGGGAACGAGGCGCTCCATCCCCATCACCACCACATGGATCCGGGGCAGGGTGGACGTCAGCCGGGCATTCCCCTCATTGCTCACCAGGACCACCGAACCCGATTCGGCCACGCCGAAATTGCAGCCGGTGATTCCCATCTCGGCGCGCAGGAATTTCTCCCGCAGCCGCCGACGGGCGTAGGCCGTCAAAGCCTCCGTCTCCTCGGGCAGCGGCTCGCCCGCTTCCCGGGAGAAGAGCTCGGCCACCTGTTTCCGGTTCTTGTGGATGGCGGGCGCGATGATGTGGGAGGGCGCCTCTCCCGCCAGCTGGATGATGTACTCCCCGAGGTCGGTCTCCGTCACTTCCACCCCCTGCTCCTCCAGGGTCCGATTCAGACCGATCTCCTCGGTAACCATCGATTTGGACTTGACGACGGAAGAAACGCCCTTCCCGGCGGCCAGCCGGAGGATGTACCGGCGGGCTTCCTCCGCCGTGTCGGCGAAAAAAATGCGGCCCCCCGCCTCCTCCACCCGCTCGGCGAACCGGTCCAGGTACACGTCCAGATTTTCCACGGTGTGGCGGCGGATCGCCTCCCCGCGGGACCGCAGGGCTTCCCAGTCCCCCCAATCCTCCGCCGCCCGAAGCCTTCCTTCTCTCAACCGGTCCTGGGTCTCCCGGACGGAACGCCGCAGGAAGTCATCCTCCAGAGCCTCTCCGACCCGCTCGTGAAACGCCGATTTGCCCCTCATCTCAGCTCAACCCCCGATCCAGAACCTGGGCCACGTGGAGAACCCGCACCGGCTTCCCCCGGCGGCTCAACCTTCCGCCCAGATGCATCAGGCACCCCATGTCCGAACCCACGAGAAAATCGGCCCCGGTGGACAGGATGTGATCCACCTTTTCGTCGGCCATGGCCGTGGAAATTCCCCCCATCTTGACGGCGAAGGTGCCGCCGAAACCGCAGCAGTCCTCCCCGCGGGGCAGCTCCTTCAAGGTCAATCCCCGAACATGGGCCAGCAGCTTCAGGGGCGCCTCCGTCACCCCCAGCTCCCTGCGCATGTGGCAGGAGTGGTGGTAGGTGGCCACCCCTTCCAGGCGGGCGCCCAAATCGGCCAATCCCTGCCTGTGAACCAGAAACTCGGAAAACTCGAAGCACTTGGCTGCAAGCCCCTGCGCCCGCTCCAGCCATTCCGGCTCCTCTTCCATGAGGCGCGGATACATGCGGCGGACCATCGCCGCGCAGGAACCCGAAGGGGCCACCACGGCGTCATAGGGTTCCAGGGCGCGGATCAATCCCTTGGCCGCCCGCCTCGCTTCCTTCCAATACCCGGTGTTGAAGGCGGGCTGACCGCAGCAGGTCTGCCCTTCGGGAAAGTCCGCGTCGAAACCGAGCCGGCGCAGCACTCGCACCATGCTTTTGCCCACGTCCGGAAAAAACACATCGACCAGACAGGTTGCAAAGATGCCCAAGCGCATACATTTCCCCCGATTCCCGCAAGCCCCCTCCCGGGGCCTTGCCTTATATGGAGAAAAGGTTTGCACAATTTCATTATATCACCCCCGGCTCCCCCTGTCCGGGTTCGGCGGTCCGGCACCAAAAAGGCCGGAGGGCGACCCTCCGGCGGAAATCCGGCATCTTGCGGCCCGGAAAACATCCTCCTCCCGTCACCGGGTTCCCTTGAGCCCCTCGATCAAGACCCGAACCACCTCCGGACGGGAAAATTCCGGCGGCGGCATGATCCCCTCCCTCAACATGGCCCGCACCTTGGTTCCGGACAGCATCACGTGGTGCTCCTCGCCGTGGGGACAGGTCTTGTAGGAGGCCATCCCGTTGCAGCGCCGGCAGTAAAAACTGTGCTCGAAGAAGAGGGGGATGATCCCCAGCTCCTCCGGCCGAAATTCGTCGAAGATCCGTTGGGCGTCGTAGGTGCCGTAATAGTCTCCCACCCCGGCATGATCCCGTCCGACGATAAAATGGGTGCAACCGTAATTTTTGCGGGCCAGGGCGTGGAACACGGCCTCCCGCGGCCCCGCGTAGCGCATCGCCGCCGGAAAGGCGGCGAGCAGCACCCGGTCGCGCCGGTAGTAATGATCCAGGATCACCTGGTAGCTTTTCATCCGAAGGTCCGCCGGGATGTCGTCCGATTTGGTCTCGCCGATCAAGGGATTGAGAAACAGTCCGTCCACCGTTTCCAGGGCTGCCTTTTGGATGTACTCGTGGGCCCGATGGATCGGATTCCGGGTCTGGAAACCGACGATCCGGCGCCAGCCCCGTTCCCGGAACCGGCGCCGGGTCTCCGAGGGATCCAGGATGAATCGGTTGAAGGCGCCGTGATCCGGCCGGCGCAGCAGGTGGATCGGTCCCCCGGCCCTAATCGGGGAAGAACGGTACAGGCGGGCCACGCCGGGATGCTTCTCATCTTCGGTGCGGAACACTTCCCGCGCCTCTTTGCGCCGATCGATCCGGTAAAGGCTCTCCACTTCCATCACCGCGCAGATCCGCCCGTCCTCCCCCCAAAGCGCCACCGGTTTTCCCTCCCGGATCTGGTCCGCCCGATCCTCCGGCACCGGAAGAGTGATGGGCAGCGGCCAGACCGTTCCGTTCGCCAGGCGCATCCGGTCCCGGACCGAAAGATAATCCTCCTCCCCCAAAAATCCGGTGAGGGGGGAAAACACCCCGGTAGCGATGCACTCCAAATCGGAAAGGGTGACCGGCGAAATCTGCCAGCCGGGGAGTTCCTTCGCCCGCCTCAGCCATTCCTCCCGTTCCCCTTCGGCGGCAATCCGGCTGACCAGGGTGCCGCCGTGAGGAGTGATGGTTCCCGTCATTGCGATTCCCCTTTCCGGTTCGGGTGCAGGCCGCACTCGGTTTTATCAAACCCCGCCCAACGGCCCGCCCGAAAATCCTGGCCGGGTTTGACGGGGATGGTGCAAGGCTGGCACCCGATGCTGGGATACTGGCGGTCGTGCAGCGGATTGTAGGGCACGTTCCGCTCCCGGATATAGGACCATACCTGCTCGTGGGTCCAATAGGCCAAGGGATTCAATTTGACCAGGCCGAAGGCCTCATCCCACTCCACCACTTCCGCATGGGCGCGGGTGGGGGATTGTTCCCGGCGGATGCCGGTAATCCAAGCCTGGTAACCGACCAGCATCTTCTTGAGGGGTTCCACCTTGCGCAGCCGGCAGCAGAGGTTGGGATCCCGCTCCCACAGCCGGTCCCCCCACTTTTCCGCCTGCTGCTCCAGCGTCAAATCCGGAGTAACGCGGATAAACTTCTTTCCGTACCGCCGGGTCAGCCGGTCCCGGGTCTGGTACGTCTCCGGAAAATGGAGGTCCGTGTCCAGGTAGAAAATGTCCACCTCCGGATCGATTCTCTGCAGCATATCGACGAGGGCCACATCCTCCGCCCCGAAACTGCACGCCAGGGTGATCTTCCGGGAGCCGAACTTTTTTACCCCCCAGGCGAGGATCTCCGAGGGATGGGCATCCCTCAAATCCTTCGCCGCCCTTTGAATCTCCTTCCGCTCCACCTGGATTTTTTCGGATGATTCATTCATTCTTTGATCCCTCCCATTCATTCCATATTCGTCACCCTCCCCTTTGGTTCGCTCGTTCACAACGCAGCGGTCTCCACGACGAAGCCCTTTCCTTTTCCGGCGGAGCGCTTCTCCTCGATAACCATTTCGGTCACCGGAGGCGCGGCGATAAAGTGGCGCTCCAGCTCCCTCTCCGCCGCCGCGAACGCCCCTTCATCGCTGGCGGCGAGCAGGATGACATAAACGGTCCCTTTCCCCCGTATTTCCGCGGACACCTTATAGAGATAGATCCCTTCCCGGCTCATCGGCGCCACCCCTCAAGACGCCGCAGTCCGGCTCAGGATTTCGTCGAAGCGCCTCTGCAGGGCGTCGATTCCCACCCGCCTCACAAAGCGCCAAAAGGGCTCCTCCGGCTCGCGGTGCTCCTTGTAGAAGAGAATCAGTTCCTTCAACACCGGGGCCACCCGGTCCGCCGGAACCCTTCCCTTGAGAGGGGTGTTGAAGGTCGCCCCTTTCCCCAGATGGCCGCCGACGGAGACGGTGTACGCCTCGATCATCCCGTCGGACGTCTTCATCTTCCCTCCCATCAGGCCGATGTCGGCGATCTGCTGCTGTCCGCAGGAATTGGGGCACCCGTTGATGTGCAGGCGGATGGGGATGTCCAGCTCCACCTGTTCGTCCAGGTATTCAACCACCCGGCGCATCAGTGCCTTCGTCTCCGTCAGGGCCAGGTTGCAGAACTGGATTCCGGTGCAGGAGACCGCATGGCCGACGAAGGGCTTGGGATAAGGCGAAAGCCGCTGGAGAAGGGGTTCCGCCAGCAGATCATCCAGCCTCTCCTCCGGCACGTCGGGGATGATCAGGTTCTGGGTGTTGACGGTCCGCAGCGAACCGGAACCGTATTCATCCACCAGATCGGCCAGCCGGAAAAACTCCTCCGCGGAGGTCCGGCCCATCGGCACATTGAGTCCCACGTAGAAGTAACCTTTCTGTTTCTGGGGATGCACTCCGGTGAAATACCCCGCATTCCACCCGATAAGCCGGTCCTTCCCCCGGGACGGATAGGGACCGATGTAGGTTTCGAGCACCTCCAGGAACTTCTCCGCCCCCCAGTCCGCCACGAGGAATTTGAGTCGCGACCGGTGCCGCTTTTTCCGGTATCCGTAATCCCGGAACAGCCGGGTCACGCCCACGGCCACCTCCACCACCTGCTCCGGCAGAACAAACATGTCCAGTTGCTTCGCCATGTGCGGACGGGAGGAGAGGCCTCCCCCCACCCAGACGTGGAAGCCGACCGCCTCTTTTCCGTCGATCTCCTTGACCGCCGGCGTGAAGGCGAGGTCGTGGATCTGGGCGTTCGTCGCGTTGTAGACGTTGGACGAGACGGAAATTTTGTACTTCCGGGGCAAATTGGAAAACTCCCGGTTGAGAAGGAAAGTTCTCTCCAATTCCTCGACGATCGGACGGGTGTCGATCAGCTCGTGGGGGTCGATGCCGGCCAACGGATTGCCCACGATATTTCGGGGGCAGTCCCCGCAGGCCTCGTAGGGATGAAGCTCCACTTCCTCCAGCCGGCGGAACATGTCCGGAATGTGCTCGATGCGCAGCCAGTGGTACTGGACCGACTGGCGGGTCGTGACATCGATCAGCCCCCGCCCGTAGTCCCGGGCCAGTTCCGCCAGCACCCGCACCTGCCGGGAATTCAACAGTCCGGACGGAATGCGGACCCGCATCATGAAATGTCCGTCCTTGGGACGCTGCTGATAGATGCCCGCCCATTTCAGGCGGACGAAATCCTCCTCAGGAATCGACTCATAGCCCGACTTCGCCCACCGGTAAATATCCTGGATCACGTCCAGGCCGTCCTTTTTCAGCTTCAGCCGCTCCACCTCATTCAGTTCCGCCGCATGCTCCTCCCATTTCCACTTCCGCCGCTCGGCCATGGCTCACTCCCCCTTTGAAATGAAAAATCCCTTTCCCTGAAAAGAGGAAAGGGAATGGTTTTCCCTCCTCATCTTCAGGGACCCT from Planifilum fulgidum includes these protein-coding regions:
- a CDS encoding Crp/Fnr family transcriptional regulator, whose amino-acid sequence is MPSAPNVSLRKFPVFHNLPKRRVQEIMGDAFFRRYHKGQILFMEGDPRDRIYFLLNGFIKLVSMNDDGSSQFLLYLKPYSMFPYVGLFRDKYYRFSAEAATDVELLYVLADAFERQIRNDPPVLINLIRIMGDKMHEHEIRIQKLTQVHATDRVRQLISFLLQDIGEKVDDSTVRIPCPLTTTELAKMAGTSRETVSHVLQEYKASGKLKIKSKIITIFDPSYFTM
- the arcC gene encoding carbamate kinase, whose translation is MKKVVIALGGNALQKSKDQATAQAQQRACEQTAEQLLRIIKAGFNVVVTHGNGPQVGNIVLQQEAAATDRTPAMPLDTCGAMSQGMIGYWLQQAIDKSLADAGIPKRAATVITQTVVDPGDPAFRHPTKPIGPFYTEEEARRIMREKGYLFKEDAGRGWRRVVPSPRPVDIVEKDVIRELVENGHIVVCAGGGGIPVIRREDGSFEGVEAVIDKDLGAAKLAELVDADILLILTAVEKVAIHFRQPNQSELEEVTTDQLRRYMQEGHFAPGSMLPKVEATLQFADSRPGRTAVITSLEKGFDALLGKAGTRISARGSGVRKEMPLTS
- the arcD gene encoding arginine-ornithine antiporter — encoded protein: MKENKVGLFPLIALVIGSMIGGGAFNLPSDMAAGAHSGAVIIGWIITGIGMIALALAYQNLALRKPELDGGIYSYARAGFGEFIGFNSAWGYWISAWLGNVAYATLMFSAFSYFFPIFGQGNNLASVIGASVILWTVHALVLKGIKEASLVNAVTTIAKLVPIFLFIVVVMFAFKADLFLRDFWGAGGGFDWSQVQEQVKSTMLVTLWVFIGVEGAVVLSGRAKRRRDVGRATVLGLLGTLIIYILISVLSLGVMNQPQLAALEAPSMAYVMEAVVGKWGAVVINFGLVISLLGAWLGWTLLAAEIPYVAAKDGVLPKRLSKENRSGSPSASLWLTNGLIQAFILVVLFAESTYQALYSMAGVAILLPYLFSALYQLKLAWTGESYGAGERRGKDLLLGIVATLYSMWLVYAAGLEYLLMVSVLYAPGIFFYLKACREQGKKPFKRFELVVAAVIVVMAAVSIVLLANGTIAP
- the argF gene encoding ornithine carbamoyltransferase — protein: MEMAINLKGRHFLKLEDFTPQELSYLLDLSQQLKAQKYAGVLPKLLEGKNIALLFEKPSTRTRCAFVVACVDLGAHPEYLGKDDIQLGKKESVADTAKVLGRMFDGIEFRGFKHETVEELAKHAGVPVWNGLTDKYHPTQILADFLTIREHFGRLRGIKMAYVGDGRNNMGNTLLIGCAKMGMDFRIVAPESLWPEEELVKSAREIAEETGASLTLTEEIDQGVQGVDVIYTDVWVSMGEEDQFAERIRLLKPYQVNMEMIRKTGNEDVIFLHCLPSFHNLETEIGRRIYEKYGLKEMEVTDEVFQSKHSLVFDQAENRLHTIKAVMVATL
- the arcA gene encoding arginine deiminase — protein: MNYPLHVTSEIGELRTVLLHRPGREVENLTPEYLERLLFDDIPYLPAIQKEHDYFAQTLRNRGIEVVYLETLMAESLRNDEIREQFVEDILTESKANVTSAFYHLKEYLLSMPNEQLVEKVMSGIRKSEIREEKKIHLHEIMEEHYPFYLDPMPNLYFTRDPAAVIGNGISINRMRRRARRRESLFMDYIIRYHPRFASHQIPVWFERNFRFSMEGGDQLVLSRQVLAVGVSERTTAQAIEQLALNLFAGQKEIRKVVAVEIPKSRAFMHLDTVFTMVDRNKFTVHPEILGPKGEMRIYILEPGEEKGTVKISERNNLIETLKEVLGLEDVVLIPCGGGDLIASAREQWNDGSNTLAIAPGVVVTYDRNYVSNQLLREHGIEVIEVPSSELARGRGGPRCMSMPLIRDDI
- a CDS encoding LutC/YkgG family protein, whose product is MDHPDARRRFLSRLSERLGKSRGESAPPEGEAREEKLTEEERISRFLRNLSLLGGRGIRVQGREALRRQLMEDIDREGGSPLVLWKDPLLEEVTADLPGVERILWDSGRDSAAQVRDAARAAAGLVRAEWGVASTGSLVLRSGNDRGRSVSLLPPVLFAVLRRQDVVSETRGVWARLGEKVPACINWITGPSRSADIEGDLSIGVHGPYRVVVYLLE